CTCGATTTTGAATAAATCACCGGCGTTTTTTATGTGAGGTACTGAATATTCCGCTCCTAGTTCTTTTGCTTTATTTTCGTCAATATCGCAAACAGCTACTAGATTTAGCCCTTCTGTATTATTAATGTGTTGAGCGTGGCGCTGGGCAATTCGGCCACAGCCTATTATAGCAACAGTTATTTCTTTCATTTTTTTCAAGTATAGACATTTAACCAGTTGCTCGCAATTTGCTCTGAATCAAACAGCTTTGCTAGCTTTTGCCTGTTTTTTATTGTAACATTTTTCGCTTTCGCGAAATTAGATAATATTTTCAACAATTCACCTTTCAAATCCTCATATCGGTCAACTGCTGTAAATCCTATCGAGTTACGTCTATAAATACCATAAGGCAACCATGCTCCGGTAATAACTAGGTTTTCAGCATAGAGTGATTCCAACATAGCGGCATTGAGAGCATCATTTTGACGCATTGAGATAAAAATATCGCATCCAGAAACAATTTGAAGCATATCTTCGACTGGAAGAAATTCTAAAACAGGAATGATCTGAAAGTCATAAGTAGCTATTCTTTTCAACAATAGTGATACATAGTCATTCGTGTTATTATAGCTTAAGGGAATTAAAATAGCTATAGTATTTTTATGAACCGCGGGTAGTTGATTGATTTGCTCAAGAATGGCTATGTGATTTTGACCAGCAGCAGCGCTGTAGCCTACTTGAATACAGCGTTTCTCTGGATCAATATTATATTTTAGCTTGAACTTTTTGCGACTTTCCCCAGTTGACAATTGAGATATAATCTCTCTATTGTTTAATAATGGGTCAAACGTTTGCGTCTGAATTCTTGGCTGTAGATCCTGACCATATTTACTCAGCAGTATAGTTCTTAAGTCTAGTGTTTGAGTTGTTATAACATTTGCCTTTCTCAAAGCATGATATTGCACGTTATACTCTCCCACACCACGAGGAACGGTCATCAAGTCAGAGCCCCAAAACGATAATATTATCTTACAGTCCTCTGGAGCAAAATCGACCCATTTCAAACGGTTCTTATCTAGGTAGTGCACATGAATGTGAGTTGGCCTGAATTCTCTAATTATATTAGAATAACTAGCGCTAATCACTTGCTGATTTTGACGCTTCTCTATTTCTTTCACAATGGCTTTGAACCGAGCTCTTAAAATGTTTGAGACTAGAAATCGATTCGGCAATTGTAGTAACCCCTTTATAGATGGAGATGAAATTGACTTTTTATGTTTTCGCTTGAGCGAAAAAGAGTAATCATAATTCTTTTTTCTCGCGTACAGCTCCTCCTTAGGTCCAGAATAGTTTAAATCTACAACACCTGTTATGGCTTCACGAATATTACTCTTGACTATTCTATTCAAATACCCAATATATAGGTCATTGCAGTGTCCTACATAGAGAATTCTCATGAAAAGCGCTTTTTAAACATTTCTTGAGTTTTATTGTATTCAACCCAGTTACCAATATCCATCCAGCTTCCTTCACTTACAGGAAACACACCCACTCTACCACCACGCTGCTTGACTTTTTCCATAAGATAAGTGATGTGATAAAATTCATTATTGGGAATATCATGCAATAAATGTGGCTCTACTATATAAACTCCAGCGTTCACAAAAAAAGTCA
This genomic interval from Nonlabens spongiae contains the following:
- a CDS encoding glycosyltransferase — encoded protein: MRILYVGHCNDLYIGYLNRIVKSNIREAITGVVDLNYSGPKEELYARKKNYDYSFSLKRKHKKSISSPSIKGLLQLPNRFLVSNILRARFKAIVKEIEKRQNQQVISASYSNIIREFRPTHIHVHYLDKNRLKWVDFAPEDCKIILSFWGSDLMTVPRGVGEYNVQYHALRKANVITTQTLDLRTILLSKYGQDLQPRIQTQTFDPLLNNREIISQLSTGESRKKFKLKYNIDPEKRCIQVGYSAAAGQNHIAILEQINQLPAVHKNTIAILIPLSYNNTNDYVSLLLKRIATYDFQIIPVLEFLPVEDMLQIVSGCDIFISMRQNDALNAAMLESLYAENLVITGAWLPYGIYRRNSIGFTAVDRYEDLKGELLKILSNFAKAKNVTIKNRQKLAKLFDSEQIASNWLNVYT